From one Lycium barbarum isolate Lr01 chromosome 6, ASM1917538v2, whole genome shotgun sequence genomic stretch:
- the LOC132644343 gene encoding protein IQ-DOMAIN 19-like encodes MGKASKWIRNFLMMMGKKEERENKEEKPTEYMVTPTASCPSTPKVRRRWSFKKSSSMERNNHKSARSFDLTSTHKLNTQGSMLEFDILEKHIKATLTAKEATEPKTYITRCVKDAAATKIQAVFRSYLARKALRALRSLVRLQALVRGHLVRKQTAATVKRMHSLMVIQLRARVQRVQMSEEAHTPTRKSQKVSSENNQLTRENMDVSIQEKGRVQKKIGTKDKSPRMENRLSTFESHRLSVSRSNQVLQTCPSPSTLSDASTISYERHIEDFSFKMPKKDFEDCSNVSTTISSKTPLSITHSENPNSIFSSAALALTYMSNTESPRAKARSHSEPRQRPNWSIKRKSKRTPSMDGITGIPDASREETPTHSRRHNVPESHEAWLLKLYKQAKPIKHVKVDSTSIVSTI; translated from the exons ATGGGAAAGGCAAGCAAATGGATCAGGAACTTTCTGATGATGATGGGGAAAAAGGAGGAAAGggaaaacaaagaagaaaaaccaaCAGAATATATGGTAACCCCAACTGCAAGTTGCCCATCTACTCCAAAAGTGAGAAGGAGATGGAGTTTCAAGAAATCATCAAGCATGGAGAGAAATAACCATAAGAGTGCTAGGTCTTTTGACTTGACTTCTACTCACAAACTTAACACACAAGGCTCAATGCTAGAGTTTGACATTCTGGAGAAACACATCAAAGCAACCCTAACAGCAAAAGAAGCTACAGAACCAAAGACATACATTACCAGATGTGTTAAGGATGCAGCAGCCACCAAAATCCAAGCTGTTTTTCGTTCTTATTTG GCTAGGAAAGCGTTGCGGGCCCTAAGAAGCCTAGTTAGATTACAGGCACTGGTAAGAGGTCACCTAGTGAGGAAACAGACAGCAGCAACGGTCAAGCGCATGCACTCTCTTATGGTCATTCAACTAAGGGCTCGCGTTCAAAGAGTTCAGATGTCTGAAGAAGCACATACCCCAACAAGAAAGAGTCAGAAAGTATCATCCGAGAACAATCAGCTTACCAGA gaaaatatggatgttagcattcaagaaaaagggagagttCAGAAGAAAATTGGCACGAAAGATAAATCTCCAAGAATGGAAAATAGATTGAGCACCTTTGAATCTCATCGTCTTTCAGTGTCAAGGAGTAATCAAGTACTCCAGACATGTCCAAGTCCCTCTACACTGAGTGATGCAAGCACAATAAGTTATGAAAGGCATATAGAAGATTTCTCCTTCAAGATGCCAAAAAAAGATTTTGAAGATTGCTCTAATGTGTCAACGACCATATCTTCCAAAACCCCACTTTCCATCACACACTCAGAAAATCCGAACTCCATATTTTCTAGCGCTGCTTTAGCCCTAACATACATGTCCAACACAGAATCCCCAAGAGCAAAAGCTAGATCACATAGTGAACCAAGACAACGACCCAATTGGagcataaaaagaaaaagcaagcGCACACCATCGATGGATGGGATAACAGGCATACCAGACGCTAGCAGGGAAGAAACACCTACCCACAGCAGGAGACACAATGTCCCAGAAAGCCATGAAGCCTGGTTACTCAAGCTTTACAAACAAGCAAAGCCCATCAAGCATGTCAAGGTTGATTCTACCAGCATAGTGTCTACCATTTGA